TGTCCTGACCGGAGCGGCCGGGGATTCAGGTCAATGCCTTGCGCAGCCGCTTGGGGATGGCCTCCGCGTGCCAGCGCTGCACCTCGCGGGCGATCTCGGCGGACCGCTCCGCGCGCTCGTCGCGGGCCTGGGGCAGCAGCTTTCGCGCGGCCTTGCGCTGGCCGGGCGGGGCTTCCGCGGCGGCGCGCTCGAAGAGCTCCAGGCGCACGTCCGCGTCGTGCAGCTCGCCCAGGCCGTCCTGGAGCGGCACCAGGACCTCCAGCAGCGCGCCCACGGTGCGGCGGAAGGCGGGCTGGAAGATCTCCAGCTCGTAGCGCAGCTTCTTCAAGTCCTTGCGCAGGGCGTGCGCGGAGGCGGCGTCCGGCGCGTCCGCGTAACGCTCCAGGCGCTTCTCCACGCGGCGCAGGCGCTGGCGCAGGTGGCTGCGCACGCGCTTGCCGGCGAAGCGGCGGGGGTCCTCCAGCGTGTCCACCTTCTTCAACAGGCGCGGCACGGTGCGGTCCGTCCAGCGCTCCAGCTCCGCGCGCAGCTTCTTCTCCCGGGCCTTCAGGCCGGACAGGTGGGACTGACGCAGGCCGGCCAGCGCCTTGCTCGCGTCCTTCTTCCCCTTCGCGGCGGTGTCCAGCCACTTGTCCTGGACGTGCAGGTCCCTCACGTCGCCCAGCGCGTCCTGGAGGCGCTTCACATCCGCTTCCAGGCGGGTGAGCTTGCCGGTGCCCTGGAACACCTGGAGCGCGGCGCGCAGACGGCGGGTGGCCACGCGCATGTCGTGCACGCCGTCCTCGTCCAGCTCACCGTCCAGCTGGGCTTCGGGATGGCGCACGTCGGCGAGCCGGCCGGCGAGGATGCGGCGGGCGGCGTCGCCCAGCGCCGTGTCGGGGCCCAGGCCCCGGATGGGAGTGGGAGGGGGCATGGCGGGTCAGTCCTCCTTGAGGGCGTATTGTTGGACCATGCGCTCCGCGGCTTCCGGGCCATCCCAACCGAGGATGCGCGCGTCCTTGTCCGCGAAGTGCACCACCGCGAGGAAGAAGTGCTCCAGCTCCTCGCGCTCGCGCTTGGACAGGTCCTGATAGGAATTGAGGTCGTCCGAGCGGGTGGCGTTCACCGGGACGAGCAGCAGGCGGTCATTGCGCTCACGCTCGCCGTTCGTCGCGCCCTTCGGCTTCTGGTCCACCAGGAGCACGCCCAGGGGCCGGCAGGGCAGCACCACGCCGGGCCAGGTGGGCACGTCCCAGTACACCAGCGCGTCCAGCGGGTCTCCGTCCGGGCCCTTCGTGCTGGGAATGAAGCCCCAGTCGAACGGGTAGCGGAAGCCGCGCGTCAGCGGCCGGGACAGCGTGAAGGCCTGGAGCTTCGGGTCGTATTTCAGCTTCACCGTCGAACCGCGGGGCGACTCGACGACGACGTGCAATGCATCTTGTTCGCCGCGCAGGGGCAGGCGGGTGAAGTCGTTGGCCATGGACCTTCAGGCTGGGGTCGCCCTTCCATCTCCGGCAAGTGCCCCCGCACCAGGGATTTCACTCGCCAACCTTGGGAGGCGCCGGGCGCCTACCAGCCTCCGGAATACAGCCGCATTCCGAGCGTCAGCAGCAGCCCGATGCCGGTAAGCGCGAGCCCGGCGATGGCCTTCTTCCGGTCGATGCGGGGCGAGTCGGGATGCCGGTTGCGCACCAGGCTCACGGTGTTGAGCACCAGCGACACGGCGTGGGCCGCGTAGCACATGGGAATCACCGAGATGACGCCCACGAACAGGCCCGAGTTCACCAGCGTGATGCCCGGGTCCTTCGCCTGCACTGCGATGGTGCGGCCCCGCAGCTCCCAACAGCCCGGGCACAGCGGCAGCGCCTCACGGCGGATGCGGTTCTCACACCGCGGGCACATGAACGCGCCGCAACGGGTGCACACCTGGGTCGCGACGATGTCGTCGTGCCGCGCGCAGAGGGCGCGAGCCGGAGCGCCGTTCGCGTCCAGGCTCTCCCCGTCATCCAGTGCCGGGGACTTCAGCCCGGCCAGGAAGTGGCCCGCGATGGCATACGCGGCGGGACCGTTGGGGATGGCGAGCGAGAGGTTGTCCTTGTCGATGCGCCGCACCTGGGGGCCCCGGCCGCGCAGGAAGTAGACCCAGGCGAGCACGGGGACGGCCACGCTCGACGCCAGCGCGACCACGCCCAGCCACTCGGGCGCGTCGGACGCCAGCAGGGAGAACGCCAGGATGAGCAGCGCGATGGCGACCACCACCGACACGACCATGATGACCTGTCCGCGCTTCCACCGGCTCCAGGCCTCTTCCGTGAAGGGAAGGGTGCCCGTCACCCGCTTCGTCATCGCGGACGCGACGATGATGGCGATGAGCAGGTTGAGGAGGGCGAGGAAGCCAATCCAGCGCGGATACCAGGTGAAGTTCACCGGCTTGAAGACCACGCCCTGCCGCTCACCCGTCACGATGCAGATGGGTGGCAGGTCGAACTCGTTCAGCTCCCCGGGAGGAATGTCGACGTGATGCATCGCGAGGACTTGTAGTCCACCGCGTGCAACGCATTCCAGTCACCGTCCTGCGGAAGCTCAGTGCAGGGGCCGGCCCAGGGGCAGCTCCGGCTGACGGCGCGCCACCAGCTTCCGTGTGGCGCGCGCCGCGGCCAGTCCTCCCAACGTGTACCAGGCCACGGTGAGCAGCGACGTGGACGGGCGGGCCTGTGACGGCTTGCGGCCCAATCCCAGCTTCGGCGGCAGCACCACCGCACCCAGGCCGGCGAGCAGGCCCAGCGTGGCGCCGCGCAGGTACGGCCGCTTGGGGCGTCCCAGTGCCACGAGCGAGAAGAACAGCCCGTTGGACAGCAGGTCCCCCGCCAATGTCTGGCGATGCAGCTGGCGCCCCTTCGCGGGCTCGCCGCCAAAGAAGCGGATGCCCTTCTCCAGGGAGCGCATGCCCAGGACATCCATGCGCGGCGGGTGCTTCAACACGCGCCGGGCGCTCTCGTGCACCAGCGTGAGCGCGGCGGCGCCCACGAGGCCAGGACCCAGGGCTCGGAACACGATGCGGGGCGGAGCGGCAGGTTCGATCATGCCTTCCAAGCTAGGCACCGCGCGCACGGGATTCCCGCCCACGGGCGCCTGCCCGCCTGCCTGACGTGCGGTTGTGCCCGCGCGTCAGGAGCTGCAGCTCACCACCAGGTGCCGGCCCCACGCGGGCGGCGAGGCCGCGTAGGCCTCCTGGCCGGGGTGTTCGTCGAAGGGCGCGGACACCAGCGCGAGCACGCGGTCCACCTCCGCGAAGTCCCCCTCCTGCGCCCGCGCGATGGCCTGCTGCGCCACCCAGTTGCGCAGGACGTACTTCGGGTTGACGCGGTCCAGGCTCGCGTGGCGTTCGGCGTCCACGCTCCCTTCCGCCTCCAGCCGCGCCCGGTAGCGCTCGGCCCACCCGTCGAAGCCCTCCGGCGGGAGGAAGTGGTCGCGAAGCGCGTCGTTGCGCGCACCCGGGCTGGAGTCGAACCGGTTCAGCGCGCGGAAGAAGCGCGTGTAGTCCACGTGAGAG
This DNA window, taken from Corallococcus coralloides DSM 2259, encodes the following:
- a CDS encoding inorganic diphosphatase; the encoded protein is MANDFTRLPLRGEQDALHVVVESPRGSTVKLKYDPKLQAFTLSRPLTRGFRYPFDWGFIPSTKGPDGDPLDALVYWDVPTWPGVVLPCRPLGVLLVDQKPKGATNGERERNDRLLLVPVNATRSDDLNSYQDLSKREREELEHFFLAVVHFADKDARILGWDGPEAAERMVQQYALKED
- a CDS encoding CHAD domain-containing protein yields the protein MPPPTPIRGLGPDTALGDAARRILAGRLADVRHPEAQLDGELDEDGVHDMRVATRRLRAALQVFQGTGKLTRLEADVKRLQDALGDVRDLHVQDKWLDTAAKGKKDASKALAGLRQSHLSGLKAREKKLRAELERWTDRTVPRLLKKVDTLEDPRRFAGKRVRSHLRQRLRRVEKRLERYADAPDAASAHALRKDLKKLRYELEIFQPAFRRTVGALLEVLVPLQDGLGELHDADVRLELFERAAAEAPPGQRKAARKLLPQARDERAERSAEIAREVQRWHAEAIPKRLRKALT